The nucleotide sequence AACGCTAATTTTATGAATATGGATTTGGATTACACGTATAACGACGAGAATGATCCAAACCGTTTTTATTATAGAAGTGACCATTACAACTTTGCAAAAAACAATGTGCCAGTAATTTTTTACTTTAATGGAGTACACGCCGATTATCACAAAATTAGCGATACGCCAGATAAAATTAACTACGAAGCATTATCTAAAAGAGCCCAACTTGTGTTCTTAACCGCTTGGGAAATCGCTAACCGCGAAGAACGTTTAGTTGTTGATAAAGCTGAATAATTATTTCTGCGGAAACAATCAAAAAAAGCTTCATGATTTTCATGAGGCTTTTTTAATTTTTAACTGTTGCTGAATAGTATTTTGGATTGTTGGTAGTTTAGTATGTTCTATTTCCAGAAATAAATGATTCTAAATTGTTTCGATTCTCAAAGGACTTGCACAATTAAGATTCATTAAATAATGTCTAATGTCCAATGCGACTGCAAACAATTTAACACCTATTGAAAAATGAGAATTGTTAACTGCTAATTAGTTATTGATAATTGTTAATTGGTTTTTGATTACTGCTACCTGATAATTGAATCAATTTTTATCCTCTAATAGCGGTACAAATCGAAATTCACCAAACTCAGTTTTATCGAATTCTGTTGGAGATTTTCGAACAAATAAAGTCATAATCTGTACATCATCTCCTACCGGGATTACGAGCCTACCTCCTACTTTCAGTTGCCCCAATAAATCCTTCGGCACAAATGGTGCTCCCGCAGTTACAATAATCTTATCAAAAGGAGCGTAAGATGGCAAACCTTTATAGCCATCGCCAAAACTTAAATATTTAGGACGATAGCCGATTTTATTTAAAAACGCCTTTGTTTTTCGATACAGTTCTCGTTGGCGTTCGATACTGTAAACTCTGGCTCCAAGTTCGCACAAAACCGCAGTTTGGTATCCGCTTCCGGTACCGATCTCCAATACATTTTCACCTTCAGTAATTTCTAAAAGTTCACTTTGAAAAGCCACCGTAAAGGGCTGAGAAATAGTTTGATCTGCCGCTATAGGAAAAGCTTTGTCTTGATATGCATGATCTTCGAAACTACTATCCATAAAAAGATGACGCGGAATTTTACCAACCGCGTTTAACACACGATGGTCTGTAATTCCTTTTTTGGTTATTGTATTTACCAATTGTTGTCTCTTCCCTTTATGTCTAAAAGTATCCTTATACAATTCTCAGCAGTTTTTTTGTTTACACCGTTTAAAACGGCTTAATTCAAGTAGTTTTTATTTTGAAAAAGCTTAAGATTTCTAGTCTTATTTTCAACTAAAAAAGCCTCTTCAAAATAATAATTATCGAGCAAAAATAGGGAAACAAATTCTATTGCTCCAAGCAAAACCAAGCATGATATTAAGATAAAAATATAATCTGTTTACAATCAAAATAGTATTTTTGTAAAAAATTAAAGCTTATGCTTAAAGTTGGGGTACTAGGTGCCGGCCACCTGGGTAAAATCCATTTAAAATTACTCAATCAATCTTCAAAATATAATCTTATTGGTTTTTACGACGCCGATAAGGAAAATTCAGAAAAAATTGCTTCAGAATTTGGCTATACAGCTTATGATAATCTGGATCAGCTAATCGCAGATGCAGATGTTATAGACGTGGTTACTCCTACGCTTGCACATTTTGATGTGGCTAAAAAAGTGATTTCAGCAAAAAAACACTTGTTTATAGAAAAGCCTATCACTAATACTTTCGAGGAAGCTGAAGAACTTATTAAATTAGCTTCAGAGAATGGCGTGAAAGGACAGGTAGGCCACGTAGAGCGTTTTAACCCGGCTTTTCGATCGGTTGTAGATCGTATTGAAAATCCAATGTTTATCGAGGCGCATCGTTTGGCTGAATTTAATCCCCGCGGAACAGATGTTCCTGTGGTATTGGATTTAATGATTCATGATATCGATGCGATTTTAAGTGTGGTGAAGTCTGAAGTTAAGAGTATCAACGCAAGCGGCGTTTCAGTAATTAGTGATACTCCAGATATTGCCAATGCAAGAATTGAATTCGAAAATGGCTGTGTTGCTAATTTAACAGCTAGCCGAATTTCGATGAAAAATATGCGTAAATCCAGATTTTTTCAACGAGATGCCTATATCTCGGTCGATTTCTTAGAGAAGAAATGTGAAGTTGTAAAAATGAAGGATGCGCCAACCACGCCAGATGATTTTGCGATGATTTTGCAAAACGCTGAAGGAGTTAAAAAACAAATTTATTTTGATAATCCATCGGTTTCCCCAAACAATGCTATTCTAGATGAATTGGAAACTTTTGCCGATGCTATTAATAACGATACTACCCCGATCGTGACTTTAGAACAAGGTGCAAAAGCACTGAAAATCGCCAATGCGGTGATTGCTAATTTTTAAACCACAAAACCGGAATACAGTATGAAAACTATTGCAGTAATTGGTGCGGGAACAATGGGAAATGGAATCGCACATACATTTGCCCAATATGGATTTAGCGTAAATCTTATTGATGTTTCTAAAGAAAATCTTCAAAAAGGAGTAGATACGATAACTAAAAATCTAGATCGTATGCTCGCAAAAGAGAAGATTTCTGAAGAAGATAAACAGCAGACGTTAGACAATATTTCAAGCTTTATTGATATTCCTTCAGGAGTAAAAAATGTTGATCTTGTTGTTGAAGCGGCTACCGAAAATGAAGATTTAAAACTGAAAATTTTTAGTCAGTTAAACGATATCTGCGACGAGAACGTCATTTTAGCTTCAAATACTTCATCTATTTCGATTACCAAAATTGCTTCCTTAGTTAAAAATCAGGAGCGTGTTATTGGTATGCATTTTATGAATCCGGTGCCAATCATGAAGTTGGTTGAAATTATTAGAGGCTACAACACTTCTGATAAGGTAACGGAAACCATTATGAAACTTGCTGAAAATCTACATAAAGCACCAGTTGAGGTGAATGATTACCCGGATTTGTTGCAAACCGAATTTTAATGCCGATGATTAATGAAGCGATTGAAACGCTTTACAATGGCGTTGCCGGTGTTTACGAAATTGATACGGTAATGAAATTGGGAATGGCACATCCTATGGGACCTTTGCAATTGGCCGATTTTATTGGTCTTGATGTTTGTCTTTCTATTTTAGAAGTGATGTATAATGGCTTTAAAAATCCAAAATATGCTCCTTGTCCATTACTGGTAAACATGGTACAGGCCGGGAAAATGGGCGTAAAATCTGGTGAAGGCTTTTATGATTATTCGGAAAGTAAAAAAGCTGAAAAAATATCAGCTCAGTTTGTATAAAATTGAAGCTTATTTTTTAAAATATCAGTCTAAATAAGACGGCATCTTAATCCGATAAACATCAGAGTTCTTTTAGAATCTTATCATGACATTTTTTAATTGAGACTCTAGAGTTAAACCAATAACACCTCAGCGATAAATATCTATTATTTCTCGCGATTGTATTTCAGAGAGATAAAAAACATTGAATTAAATTTCAGAAGAATTGGTAAAAATAACTCCATTTAAAGCAGTACGACCACAACGCGCTAAAGCGGGATTGGTGGCTTCCCGACCTTACGGCGAATACAACGAAGCTGAAATGCGTGCTCGTTTGGATTATAATCCATATTCCTTTCTTCATATTCTTAATCCTGGTTATAAATTTCAGCAAACCATAAGCGGAACTCAAAAATTTCAGCTCATAAAAAATCGCTATCTGGAATTTAAAGAGGAAAATACCTTTGTTCAGGACGAAAATCCATGTTTTTACATTTACAAGATGGAAACTCGTGATTTATCCTGCTGCGGAATAATTGCTGCTGCCAGCGCCGAGGATTATAAAAATGGAATCATCAAAAAGCATGAGGAGACCATCGCAAGTCGAGAATCTTTATTTAAAGATTATGTAAAAACAGTAGGTTTTAATACCGAACCGGTATTGCTTACGTATGAAGATCAACCGGAAATTCAGGAAATTCTTGCGAAAATTATGCAACAAAATCCCGAATATGAGTTCGCAACGCGACAACGCGAAATGCATTATCTCTGGAAGGTTGACAGTAAAGCCGAAATTGAGCAAATTCAGCAGTTCTTTTCGAAAATGGAAAGTATTTATATTGCCGACGGACACCATCGCTCGGCTTCCTCATTTCTATTATCTCAAGAATCGGCTAAAAACAACGAACATCATACCGGGAAGGAATCTTACAATCATTTTCTGAGCTATTTTATACCTGAAAATCATTTAAAAATTTACCAATTTCGCCGTTTAATCACCGATCTAAATGACTATTCTAAGGAAGATTTTCTCATTAAACTTGATGAGCATTTCAGAATTGAAAATAGAAAGTTAGATGCATACAAACCGGAGCAAAAGCATCATTTTAAGATGTATCTGGATGGCGAATTCTATTCGTTGTATTTGCGCAAAACCAGCATGCATTTTACAGATACGCTTAGCCAGCTAGACTGCCAGATTTTATATGATCTTGTTCTAAAACCTATTTTGGGAATTAACGATTTACGAAATGATAAACGCATCAGTTATATTCCCGGCAAAAATGATATTCTGGAAATGAAAAACCTTATCGATAACGGCGAATTTGCGATTGGTTTTGGAATGTTACCGGTTTCCATTTCAGAAATTAAAAAAATTGCAGACGAAGGTCTTACCATGCCTCCAAAAAGCACTTATATTGAACCTAAATTGCGAAGCGGACTTACCATTTACGAGTTTTAAGAAGGAATACTTTATTTGATTCTATTAATTATTATCTTGCAGTAGTTATAAAACAACCTAGCAAATTAAAGAACAGAACGAGAATGAGTGTTGCTGAAAATATCAAAAAATATACTGAAGAACTTCCTGATACTGTAGATCTTGTGGCTATTAGCAAAACTAAGCCCAATGAAGATATTATGGAAGCTTACGAAGTAGGACAGCGCATTTTTGGAGAAAACAAAATCCAGGAAATGACTGACAAGTGGGAAGCTTTACCAAAAGATATTGAATGGCATATGGTTGGCCACGTACAGCGAAATAAGGTAAAATACATGGCGCCGTACGTTGGATTAATCCATGCGGTAGATAGTTTAAAGCTTTTAAAAGAAGTGAATAAACAAGCCAAAAAGCACGATCGTATTATTAGATGTTTGCTTCAGATTAAAATTGCTGAAGAAGATTCTAAATTTGGTATTTCTGCAGGTGATGCTGAAGCGATTTTACAATCTAATGAATATAAGGAATTTGAAAATGTTGCCGTGGTTGGATTAATGGGAATGGCAACGAATACTGAAAATGATGATAAAGTTGCTGAAGAGTTTGATTATCTTCATTCGGTATTTAAAGATTTCAGAATAAAATATCCAGCTATCAAGGAGCTTTCCATGGGAATGAGTGGCGATTATAAAGTTGCCGTAAAACACGGAACCACCATGATTAGAATTGGAAGTTCTATATTTGGAGCTCGTAATTACAACTAAAAATAGAAGGGAAATTTTTTGTACGCAATTTTAGACATAGAGACGACAGGCGGAAAGTATAACGAGGAAGGCATCACCGAAATTGCTATCTATAAATTTGATGGGGAAAAAGTAGTAGATCAATTTATAAGTTTGATTAACCCCGAACGTCCTATCCAACCTTTTGTGGTTGGTCTTACGGGAATTAATAACGAGATGCTTCGTAATGCGCCTAAGTTTTACGAAGTGGCTCGGCGAATAATAGAGATCACTGAGGATTGCATTATCGTTGCTCACAATGCAAAATTTGATTACCGAATTCTTAGAACAGAATATAAACGCTTAGGATTCGAATTTCAGCGAAAATCTTTATGTACCGTAGAGCTTTCTAAAAAACTAATCCCAGATATGCCTTCTTACAGTTTAGGAAAACTGGTAAGAGCTTTGGGAATTCCGTTAAGCGATAGACATCGTGCTAATGGTGATGCACAGGCTACCGTTAAGTTGTTTAAAATGCTGTTGGCCAAAGACACCAAAAAAGAAATTTTAAAAGATAACGTTAGGCAAGAACCTAAACGACAATTAGATAGTAAACTGGTTTATATTCTAGATGATTTACCTTCGATAACCGGGATTTATTATCTGCATGACGAAGATGGTGAGATTATTTATATTGGTAAAAGTAAGAATATAAAGAAACGCATTAATCAGCATTTTACGAACGAGCATGCGAAGGCTAGAGAAATGCAGAAGGAAGTAGCATCGGTATCTTACGAATCTACCGGAAACGAACTTATAGCGCTGCTTCGTGAAAATCAGGAAATAAAAAATAATAAACCCAAATATAATCGGGCTCTAAAGAAGAACATTTTCACTCATGGTCTTTATCATTATACCGATAATGATGGCTATATCAATTTAAAAATAAGCAAAGCAAGATCTGCAAAAAATTGTATTACGACCTTCAGCAGTCTACGATCTGCAAGAAATACGCTTACCAATTGGATAGAAGAATATGAGCTTTGCGCAAGACTTTCTGGCGAGCATCCCGGTACGGGAAGTTGCTTCAACTACACCATTAAAACTTGTCACGGTGCTTGCGTAGGCGAAGAAAGCCCAGAGGATTACAATGAGCGAGTGTTACAACTTATCCAGAAGTATTCCTATACAGATCAAAATATGTTGGTTATTGATCGTGGTCGCGAGATCGACGAAAAAAGTGCACTTTTAATTGAAGGCGGAAAATTTAAAGGTGTTGGTTATTATAATCTGAATCATCAAATAAATAAATTAGGCATTATTAAATCTATCATTACACCTATGACGAATGATAGAGATGCTCAACATATCATCCAAAGTTATTTAAGAAGAAATAAAAAGCTTAAAATCATCAATTTTCAGTAAAATGAATAAATTATTATTACCGCTTTTGCTAATTTTCAGCACTAGCCTTTTCGCTCAAGAAGCAGATTCTCTTTTCAACAAACAAAACTTCAATGTAGACAACATCAGGGTTACCAAAGAAGATCTGGCAGCAACAATCTACTTACCAGACACCACTGCAAATGCTTTTTACATTTTTGAAAATGGCTTCAGCAGAATTGATGATGATAGCGATTTTCATTTATTTACAGATT is from Zunongwangia endophytica and encodes:
- a CDS encoding protein-L-isoaspartate(D-aspartate) O-methyltransferase; its protein translation is MYKDTFRHKGKRQQLVNTITKKGITDHRVLNAVGKIPRHLFMDSSFEDHAYQDKAFPIAADQTISQPFTVAFQSELLEITEGENVLEIGTGSGYQTAVLCELGARVYSIERQRELYRKTKAFLNKIGYRPKYLSFGDGYKGLPSYAPFDKIIVTAGAPFVPKDLLGQLKVGGRLVIPVGDDVQIMTLFVRKSPTEFDKTEFGEFRFVPLLEDKN
- a CDS encoding Gfo/Idh/MocA family protein, which translates into the protein MLKVGVLGAGHLGKIHLKLLNQSSKYNLIGFYDADKENSEKIASEFGYTAYDNLDQLIADADVIDVVTPTLAHFDVAKKVISAKKHLFIEKPITNTFEEAEELIKLASENGVKGQVGHVERFNPAFRSVVDRIENPMFIEAHRLAEFNPRGTDVPVVLDLMIHDIDAILSVVKSEVKSINASGVSVISDTPDIANARIEFENGCVANLTASRISMKNMRKSRFFQRDAYISVDFLEKKCEVVKMKDAPTTPDDFAMILQNAEGVKKQIYFDNPSVSPNNAILDELETFADAINNDTTPIVTLEQGAKALKIANAVIANF
- a CDS encoding DUF1015 domain-containing protein, which codes for MVKITPFKAVRPQRAKAGLVASRPYGEYNEAEMRARLDYNPYSFLHILNPGYKFQQTISGTQKFQLIKNRYLEFKEENTFVQDENPCFYIYKMETRDLSCCGIIAAASAEDYKNGIIKKHEETIASRESLFKDYVKTVGFNTEPVLLTYEDQPEIQEILAKIMQQNPEYEFATRQREMHYLWKVDSKAEIEQIQQFFSKMESIYIADGHHRSASSFLLSQESAKNNEHHTGKESYNHFLSYFIPENHLKIYQFRRLITDLNDYSKEDFLIKLDEHFRIENRKLDAYKPEQKHHFKMYLDGEFYSLYLRKTSMHFTDTLSQLDCQILYDLVLKPILGINDLRNDKRISYIPGKNDILEMKNLIDNGEFAIGFGMLPVSISEIKKIADEGLTMPPKSTYIEPKLRSGLTIYEF
- a CDS encoding YggS family pyridoxal phosphate-dependent enzyme produces the protein MSVAENIKKYTEELPDTVDLVAISKTKPNEDIMEAYEVGQRIFGENKIQEMTDKWEALPKDIEWHMVGHVQRNKVKYMAPYVGLIHAVDSLKLLKEVNKQAKKHDRIIRCLLQIKIAEEDSKFGISAGDAEAILQSNEYKEFENVAVVGLMGMATNTENDDKVAEEFDYLHSVFKDFRIKYPAIKELSMGMSGDYKVAVKHGTTMIRIGSSIFGARNYN
- a CDS encoding exonuclease domain-containing protein, encoding MYAILDIETTGGKYNEEGITEIAIYKFDGEKVVDQFISLINPERPIQPFVVGLTGINNEMLRNAPKFYEVARRIIEITEDCIIVAHNAKFDYRILRTEYKRLGFEFQRKSLCTVELSKKLIPDMPSYSLGKLVRALGIPLSDRHRANGDAQATVKLFKMLLAKDTKKEILKDNVRQEPKRQLDSKLVYILDDLPSITGIYYLHDEDGEIIYIGKSKNIKKRINQHFTNEHAKAREMQKEVASVSYESTGNELIALLRENQEIKNNKPKYNRALKKNIFTHGLYHYTDNDGYINLKISKARSAKNCITTFSSLRSARNTLTNWIEEYELCARLSGEHPGTGSCFNYTIKTCHGACVGEESPEDYNERVLQLIQKYSYTDQNMLVIDRGREIDEKSALLIEGGKFKGVGYYNLNHQINKLGIIKSIITPMTNDRDAQHIIQSYLRRNKKLKIINFQ